Proteins from a genomic interval of Aulosira sp. FACHB-615:
- a CDS encoding BRO family protein: MDAITSTSTTPDSPFDQIKKIDEQGYEYWLATELLTLLGYQTWKRIRDTVERAKISAKNAGLDPSHHLVDVVQMAQIGASQAFREVLDNYKLSRHGCYLVAMNGDPRKPEIAAAQNYFAFKTREAELALQSQELLSQLLEKIEQQNKVIEEQGKAIAQLQAQIQTLLPPSFDFIPPGWDAEVWQSLAPQDKRHFRFLFRRRNFRPSTKNETLALPAATTEQMKQRQRDEVARLVGEVSPEEKQQLQAAKRQQLREFWSQAPEEDQENMPF; encoded by the coding sequence ATGGATGCAATTACATCAACCTCTACTACCCCTGATAGCCCATTTGACCAAATCAAAAAAATTGATGAGCAGGGTTATGAATATTGGTTAGCAACCGAATTGTTAACCTTGCTGGGTTATCAAACTTGGAAACGAATTAGGGACACCGTTGAAAGAGCAAAAATCAGTGCCAAAAATGCAGGGCTAGACCCATCTCACCATCTGGTCGATGTCGTCCAAATGGCGCAAATTGGCGCATCTCAGGCATTTAGAGAAGTGCTGGACAATTATAAGCTTTCACGACACGGTTGTTATTTGGTGGCAATGAACGGTGATCCGCGAAAACCAGAAATAGCTGCTGCACAGAATTATTTTGCTTTTAAAACTCGTGAGGCTGAGTTAGCCCTGCAATCTCAAGAGTTATTGTCGCAACTGCTAGAGAAAATTGAACAGCAGAACAAAGTGATTGAGGAACAGGGGAAAGCGATCGCACAACTGCAAGCCCAAATTCAAACCCTGCTGCCCCCATCATTTGACTTTATACCTCCTGGCTGGGATGCCGAAGTATGGCAAAGTCTAGCCCCCCAAGATAAACGCCACTTCAGGTTTTTATTCCGTCGCCGCAACTTTCGACCATCAACCAAAAATGAAACCCTGGCTTTACCTGCTGCCACAACTGAACAGATGAAGCAAAGGCAACGCGATGAAGTAGCGCGTTTGGTTGGTGAGGTGTCACCCGAAGAGAAACAGCAATTACAAGCCGCTAAACGCCAACAACTTCGAGAGTTTTGGTCGCAAGCCCCAGAAGAAGACCAAGAAAATATGCCGTTTTAG
- a CDS encoding deoxyguanosinetriphosphate triphosphohydrolase produces MMDWKKLLTPQRLGKNEPEDIQHGRTPFLRDYDRLVFSSPFRRLKDKTQVFSLSTNDYIRTRLIHSLEVSCVGRSLGRIVGNEIIKRHKLDEYGFSASDFGEIVSAACLAHDIGNPPFGHSGEDAIRTAFQSWHATVQQTEENFFDESQKTDFELFEGNAQGFRILTKLEMPPQRGGMQLTCPTLAAFTKYPRESLVSESIFNGYKGRSIKKYGFFQAEKDLFTEVAETVGLIRRHEQVAWWARHPLAFLVEAADDICYSIIDVEDGHRMGYISFEQTKDLLNEIACVDIQQADESNEEKVKRMRAKAINKLIEKTVEIFLDHELAILSGEFDKDLLSLSQYDNHLKNISQKTRATVFENRDVVGIQVAGYEVLGKLFTEFGNSILSSDKKSKLVYLMLPKEYHPKAEEDIYTKILRITDYISGMTDSYATSLFQQLSGISLGAS; encoded by the coding sequence ATGATGGACTGGAAAAAACTGCTGACACCTCAAAGGCTGGGTAAAAATGAACCAGAAGATATCCAGCACGGCCGTACTCCCTTTTTAAGGGACTATGATCGTTTGGTATTTTCTTCTCCTTTTCGCCGCCTTAAGGATAAGACACAGGTTTTTTCTTTATCCACGAATGACTACATTCGTACTCGTCTTATTCATAGCCTTGAGGTTTCTTGCGTTGGTCGCTCTCTTGGTAGGATTGTCGGAAATGAGATTATAAAAAGACACAAGCTTGATGAGTATGGCTTCAGTGCTTCGGATTTTGGTGAAATTGTGTCTGCGGCTTGTTTAGCTCATGATATAGGTAATCCTCCTTTTGGGCATTCTGGAGAAGATGCTATTCGTACAGCGTTTCAATCTTGGCACGCTACTGTTCAGCAAACAGAAGAAAATTTTTTTGATGAATCTCAAAAAACAGATTTTGAGCTATTTGAAGGTAATGCACAAGGGTTTCGTATTTTAACTAAACTAGAAATGCCTCCCCAAAGAGGGGGAATGCAACTTACTTGCCCGACGTTAGCAGCATTTACAAAATATCCTAGAGAATCTTTGGTGTCGGAATCTATTTTTAATGGATACAAGGGTAGAAGTATTAAAAAATATGGTTTTTTTCAAGCAGAGAAAGATTTATTTACTGAAGTAGCAGAAACGGTAGGGCTAATTCGTCGTCATGAACAAGTAGCATGGTGGGCGCGGCATCCGCTTGCTTTTTTAGTTGAAGCAGCAGATGACATTTGCTACTCAATTATTGACGTAGAAGACGGGCATCGTATGGGTTATATATCGTTCGAGCAAACTAAAGACTTACTCAACGAAATTGCGTGTGTTGATATTCAACAAGCTGATGAGAGCAATGAAGAAAAAGTTAAAAGAATGCGTGCTAAAGCTATTAATAAGCTTATCGAGAAAACAGTAGAGATTTTCTTGGATCATGAATTAGCAATACTTTCTGGAGAGTTCGATAAAGATTTGTTATCTTTAAGCCAATATGACAATCATCTAAAAAATATTAGTCAGAAAACAAGGGCTACTGTTTTTGAAAATCGTGATGTAGTTGGTATTCAAGTTGCTGGATATGAAGTTTTAGGAAAACTATTTACTGAGTTTGGTAACTCTATTTTGAGTAGTGATAAAAAATCAAAATTAGTCTATCTTATGCTTCCTAAAGAATATCATCCAAAAGCTGAGGAAGATATTTATACAAAAATTCTTAGAATTACAGACTATATTTCTGGTATGACTGATTCTTATGCTACTAGCTTGTTTCAACAGCTTAGTGGTATTTCTTTAGGGGCAAGTTAA